Below is a genomic region from Bacillus mycoides.
AAGCATCAATGGAATGAAAAAGTTGAACACCAAGGCCTTTACCTGCACGGTTATGCTTTGTAATGAACGGTACTTCCCCTAACTCCCTTGCTGCTTTTACTATATTATCACGGCCAACAACACCAATTGTTTTCGGCACTTGTATCCCAAATTTTCTTAATGCTGCATATTGATTCAATTTACTTACTTCAAGGCGTAATGCACGAGATCCATTAAATACTGTTCGCCCGTATCCCTCTAACCAAGCAAGAACTCCTTCAGTCAACTCAGGTGAATATCGATGCCCTCTCGTATGTGAAGAAGCACTCATACGGCTATAAAAAACACCTTGGGGAGGTTCTTTTTCTAGCGAAATTGTTCCTTCATCTAAAAACCATTCCTCATAAGGTAACTCTAATTCTTCCAACCTTTTCACCAAATGATTCGTCCATTCCTTATTCTCATGTAATATGTAAATTTTACTCATTTGTAATCAATTCCTTTCTTTTTGCTTCAACTAATGGCATCACTTTTTCAGAAAATCGTTTCATCTCTTCAAGCTGTGGAGAAAATTGTAAAAGTAATAACGTAACACCCACTTTCTCAAAAGCAAGTATCCTTTCTGCAATTTGTTCTGGTGTTCCGATTAAATTAGGACGTAACCCGCGATTAGATACGGAATAATCATTTAGCTTCACTTGCTGTTCCAAATACGATTTACTAATAAAATCTTGGTAACCCGCATAACCTAGAGCATCGTCTTTCACATCCGTTATGCGTCTCCATTCCTCTAATGCCTCTTCTTCTGTATCACGACAAATGACGTAAGCCGCAAGCCCGAATGACTGCAATGGCTCCTCTGTGACTTTCTTTCTACGATTCTTCATATCTTCTATTTTCACAGATACCTCTTCTACTGTTCCCCCATGCATTACATATGCATCCGCGTGGTTTACAATTACTTCTTTTCCTCGCTCACTCTCACCACCTGCATAGATCTTAATCCCTTGTTTCTGCACAGGTTTTGGACTTAAATGTGTATTATGAAGCTCATAAAAATTCCCTTTATAAGAAAACTCTTCTTCTTTCCAAAGCTCTTTCAAAACTGTTACAAATTCCTCTGTGCGATCATACCGTTCATCATGTGCGGTAAATACCCCGCCGTACTGTCTCGCTTCTTCTTCCCACCATGCTGAAACTACATTCAATGTAAAACGGCCATTACTTAATTGATCAATATTCGCTGCCATTTTCGCTGTAACTGCTGGATTGTGAAAACCAGGTCTTACAGCTGTCATAATCTCTAATCGATCTGTTACCGCAGCAAGTGCTGCCGCAGTTGTCCACGCCTCTAAACTTGGTGCTGAAACACCTTTTATATCATTTAAATTTAATTCTGCTATAAGTGTTGTTGAAAAACCTAATTGTTCTGCCGCTTGCGCTGTTTGTTTTGCATACTCAAACGTAGGCGGCATAGATTCATCATCTACATTTCGAAGCCATCCCCCAAAAATCGGCAACCAAAAACCATACTCCACTACCTATTCCCCCTTTAACTTTTAACCATAAAAAAAGCTACTCTTAACGAAATAAGAGTAGCCTTCTTGACTAAATGAACCGCTCTTATCTTTCAGGTGTTTTTCACCTGCAGGATTTGGCACCTTTCGTCTAAAACGAGGTTGCCGAAGTTTCATAGGGCCCGTCCCTCCACTTCTCAACATAAGAATTGTTTGATTTCCATTTATTATAATCATCAGAATAATAAAAATCAATCGTTTAATACTTATTTTTCCGATAAACATTAAATGATATATGAAACATCATATTGTTATAGAGATTTATAGGGTATTATGTTGTTTTACTTGCGGATATATAAAGGGCTATGTTGTATCATGTCGAAAACATCATTTATAACCAAGTTGCTTTACTTCTATCTTAAAAACACAGAAAAATAAATATCAATCAAATGAGGTGTTAGTAACATGAAAAATAAACGATGCGAGAATTGTGGTTCTACTACATTTAAAGAAGGAAGGATTGGATCTGCTTATCATGCATATGTTTGTGAGGATGAATCTAGTAGATTCTTTTCAGGAGGGAAACGTTCCAAACTATTAACCACATTTTGTTTAGAGTGCGGTGAGGTGCAATCATTTAGAGTTGAAAAACCGGAGATATTTAAAGAATAAAATAATACTAATTACATATTTACAGTAGGAATGATAACAACGGACGATTTCGCTACAACTAGAGTAAATACACCAATCATATTAATAAAAAACAAGAATAAGGTGTCTAAAGGACCCCCTATTTTGAGCCAATAATGAGACATTATGTTAATCTTAATAGAATCTCTTTATAATATGTATAGTTGCACCAAATTGAGAAACTTAAGGAGACAGATAAATTTTATGAGGAAATTATTCATATTACTTACTTTAATTCTAGCATTAGCCAGTGTTACGGCTGCTTGCACACAAGATAAAAAAGATAGTGCCGTTGAAAATGGTCCAATAGAAGAACCAACCGCAAAAAATGAAAATGAAGAATTAATAAATTTTGAAGAAAAAGAAGATATGAGCCGCTTGGAACAAGGTATTTTATTAGTTGGTGAGAGTGTTAAGGGAGGCTATTACTTGACCGCCGTTCAAAATGCATATTTAAATGCTAGTAACGATTCCGTCGTTGTTAATGTCTCTGTAAAAAATGTACGAGGTCAAACGATTGGACTATCAGAATTAAAATATAACTTAAAAGATGAAAAAGACGGAAAGGCCTATGAAGGAAAGGTGCTTGATCAAAACCCTTCTGATATACAAGTTAAACCAAATGAAACGGTAGAATTAAAAATAGCTTTTGAAGTACCAAGTACCGCAGATGAATATATGTTTTATATTGAAAGCTCTTTAGATCCTCTAGGAGCACACTGGAAAATCGATAAGCTGCAATCACAAAAAAACTAAATCTAAAATACAATATAAAAGTCCCTCTACCTAAGGCAGAGGGACTTTCTAATTACTATCTCAAACTACCCGCAATCTCCGTAAAGATAACTCCAAGTGCATGTGCACCTGCATCTGGATAGCCTAAGCTTCTTTCACCAACTGTACCAGCGCGGCCCATACGAGCTACGATTTCTTTCGTATACTCTGCTCCTTTAACCGCTGCTTCTGCTCCTTTTTCAAAGGCAGTTTTCACGTCTACTTCGTT
It encodes:
- a CDS encoding DUF4352 domain-containing protein, whose translation is MRKLFILLTLILALASVTAACTQDKKDSAVENGPIEEPTAKNENEELINFEEKEDMSRLEQGILLVGESVKGGYYLTAVQNAYLNASNDSVVVNVSVKNVRGQTIGLSELKYNLKDEKDGKAYEGKVLDQNPSDIQVKPNETVELKIAFEVPSTADEYMFYIESSLDPLGAHWKIDKLQSQKN
- a CDS encoding LLM class flavin-dependent oxidoreductase, which codes for MEYGFWLPIFGGWLRNVDDESMPPTFEYAKQTAQAAEQLGFSTTLIAELNLNDIKGVSAPSLEAWTTAAALAAVTDRLEIMTAVRPGFHNPAVTAKMAANIDQLSNGRFTLNVVSAWWEEEARQYGGVFTAHDERYDRTEEFVTVLKELWKEEEFSYKGNFYELHNTHLSPKPVQKQGIKIYAGGESERGKEVIVNHADAYVMHGGTVEEVSVKIEDMKNRRKKVTEEPLQSFGLAAYVICRDTEEEALEEWRRITDVKDDALGYAGYQDFISKSYLEQQVKLNDYSVSNRGLRPNLIGTPEQIAERILAFEKVGVTLLLLQFSPQLEEMKRFSEKVMPLVEAKRKELITNE